A genome region from Sphingorhabdus sp. SMR4y includes the following:
- the ppc gene encoding phosphoenolpyruvate carboxylase, translated as MTESLTVRQNPDIKYLGKLLGDVIRSYGGEDLYRRTEYIRSTSVDRHRGLADADAIDPGLDALSLDETLAFVRGFMLFSLLANLAEDRQGVAAEKGATVVEAIELLASEGVDRDAILHLLEDALIAPVLTAHPTEVRRKSIIDHKSRIAELLLMKDEGEEETPQGDMLDAAILRQIALLWQTRPLRRERLFVTDEVQISQSYMKDVFLPVLPRLYAKWERTLGARLPSFLKLNSWIGGDRDGNPFVDAGAMEEALSRAAETVIGYYLMCVHTLGAELSISTELADVPEAVLELAEASGDDSLSRKDEPYRRALSGIYAKLSATHLKLCGHVPGRASTITAEAYDNPQQLREELVILAQGLKSAGKGVFATSGALGRLIRTVELFGFHLATLDMRQNSKVHERVVAELLKQAGVEDDYLALDEAARVKRLRAELANNRPLASPWITYSDETAKELSIIRAAAEAHRKYGPEVITNYNISNGESVSDILEVYVLLMETGLYHAPTEDNASPSCPVMAVPLFETVADLENAPQVMTDFFALPEMHALAKGRGHQEVMIGYSDSNKDGGYLTSTWSLFKASDALTPIFAEAGIKMQLFHGRGGAVGRGGGSAFGAIKAQPKGTVAGRVRITEQGEVIAAKYGTEDVAEANLEAMTSAVLINSLEPDRTDDKIQADHAAAMDEISQVAFTEYRDLVYGDDSFRTFFRQMTPLTEIAKLKIGSRPASRTTSDKIEDLRAIPWVFSWAQARVMLPGWYGVGQALQAFDDKAKLKDMAQSWPFFQASLSNMEMVLAKSDMGIAARYAGLVEDQDMGQAFFDRIRSSWYQTRDILLEITDQPHLLAKSPALFNSIELRLPYIEPLNHLQIELMKRLRAGEDDPRIGEGIQLSLNAIATALRNSG; from the coding sequence ATGACAGAATCCCTCACCGTCCGCCAAAATCCAGACATCAAATATCTCGGCAAATTGCTGGGCGACGTCATACGTTCCTATGGCGGGGAGGATCTTTACCGGCGTACCGAATATATTCGCTCGACCAGCGTCGATCGCCATCGCGGTCTCGCCGATGCGGATGCGATTGATCCCGGCCTTGATGCGCTGTCGCTCGACGAGACGCTCGCCTTCGTCCGCGGATTCATGCTCTTTTCCCTGCTCGCCAATCTTGCCGAGGACCGGCAGGGCGTGGCGGCGGAAAAAGGCGCCACGGTGGTCGAGGCGATCGAACTGCTGGCCAGCGAGGGCGTGGACCGGGACGCGATCCTGCATCTGCTCGAAGACGCGCTGATCGCGCCGGTGCTCACCGCCCATCCGACCGAAGTGCGGCGCAAGAGCATCATCGACCATAAATCCCGAATTGCCGAACTGCTGCTGATGAAGGACGAGGGAGAGGAAGAAACCCCGCAAGGCGACATGCTCGACGCCGCGATCCTGCGCCAGATCGCCCTGCTCTGGCAGACCCGTCCGCTGCGCCGCGAACGTCTGTTCGTCACCGACGAAGTGCAGATTTCGCAAAGCTATATGAAAGACGTGTTCCTGCCCGTGCTGCCCCGGCTCTATGCCAAATGGGAGCGGACTTTGGGCGCGCGGCTGCCGAGTTTCCTGAAACTCAACAGCTGGATCGGCGGCGACCGGGACGGCAATCCCTTTGTCGACGCCGGCGCGATGGAGGAAGCCCTGTCGCGCGCGGCGGAGACCGTTATCGGCTATTATCTGATGTGCGTTCACACTCTGGGCGCCGAACTGTCGATCTCCACCGAACTGGCCGACGTGCCCGAAGCGGTCCTCGAACTCGCCGAGGCCAGTGGCGATGATTCGCTCAGTCGCAAGGACGAGCCCTATCGCCGCGCCTTGTCCGGCATCTATGCAAAATTGTCGGCGACCCACCTCAAGCTGTGCGGTCATGTGCCGGGCCGCGCGTCGACGATTACCGCCGAGGCCTATGACAATCCGCAGCAGTTACGCGAGGAACTGGTCATTCTGGCGCAGGGTCTCAAGTCGGCCGGCAAGGGCGTCTTTGCAACTTCCGGAGCGCTTGGCCGCCTGATCCGCACAGTCGAACTGTTCGGCTTCCACCTTGCCACGCTTGATATGCGCCAGAACAGCAAAGTGCATGAGCGGGTTGTAGCAGAATTGCTGAAACAGGCCGGCGTCGAAGACGATTATCTGGCGCTCGACGAAGCGGCGCGGGTCAAGCGGCTCCGCGCCGAGCTGGCCAATAACCGCCCGCTGGCAAGCCCGTGGATCACCTATAGCGACGAGACCGCGAAAGAATTGTCGATCATCCGCGCGGCTGCCGAAGCGCACCGGAAATATGGCCCCGAGGTCATCACCAATTATAATATCAGCAACGGCGAGAGCGTTTCCGATATATTGGAAGTCTACGTCCTGTTGATGGAAACCGGCCTCTATCATGCGCCCACCGAAGACAATGCTTCACCATCCTGCCCGGTCATGGCGGTGCCGCTTTTCGAAACCGTCGCCGATCTGGAAAATGCGCCGCAGGTGATGACCGATTTCTTTGCCCTGCCCGAGATGCACGCGCTCGCAAAAGGTCGTGGTCATCAGGAAGTGATGATTGGCTATTCCGACAGCAACAAGGACGGCGGCTACCTGACCTCGACCTGGAGCCTGTTCAAGGCGAGCGATGCACTGACCCCGATATTCGCCGAGGCGGGCATCAAGATGCAGCTGTTCCACGGACGCGGCGGTGCTGTGGGCCGTGGCGGTGGTTCCGCCTTCGGTGCCATCAAGGCGCAGCCCAAGGGCACCGTCGCCGGGCGCGTCCGGATCACCGAACAGGGCGAAGTGATCGCTGCCAAATATGGTACCGAAGATGTCGCCGAAGCCAATCTGGAGGCGATGACCTCGGCCGTACTGATCAATTCGCTCGAACCCGACCGGACCGACGACAAGATACAGGCCGACCATGCCGCTGCGATGGACGAAATCTCGCAAGTCGCGTTCACCGAATATCGCGATCTTGTCTATGGCGACGACAGCTTCCGGACCTTTTTCCGGCAGATGACACCGCTGACGGAAATCGCCAAACTGAAGATCGGCTCGCGACCCGCCAGCCGCACGACAAGCGACAAGATCGAGGATCTGCGCGCCATCCCCTGGGTATTCAGCTGGGCACAGGCCCGGGTGATGCTGCCCGGCTGGTATGGTGTCGGACAGGCGCTACAGGCCTTTGACGACAAGGCGAAGCTGAAGGATATGGCGCAAAGCTGGCCCTTTTTTCAGGCCTCGCTCTCCAACATGGAAATGGTGCTGGCCAAGTCCGATATGGGTATTGCCGCCCGCTATGCCGGGCTGGTCGAGGATCAGGACATGGGCCAGGCATTTTTCGACCGTATCCGCTCGAGCTGGTACCAGACGCGCGACATATTGCTTGAAATTACCGATCAGCCCCATCTGCTGGCGAAAAGCCCGGCGCTGTTCAACAGTATCGAGTTGCGCCTGCCCTATATCGAACCACTCAACCATCTCCAGATCGAACTGATGAAGCGGCTGCGCGCCGGGGAAGATGATCCACGTATCGGCGAAGGGATCCAGCTGTCGCTCAACGCCATCGCCACCGCGCTACGCAACAGCGGCTGA
- a CDS encoding molybdopterin-dependent oxidoreductase, whose amino-acid sequence MAVETKRSFCRFCHASCAMIVEVEDDKVKSVRGDKEDHLFHGYTCIKGRQLPDMHNLPDRMITSKIRQPDGSFRDISTAEALKLAGEQMKKMVEEHGPHSIAVYCGTNAFQNSAVLGTSYAFAQGIGSRNWYTSVTVDQPAKVFTTARYGMWMGGGNAFTESDVAMFVGNNPIVSHYSGGMPTSSPSRGLRDAKARGLKVIVADPRVSEMGKLADIYLPVKPGEDPALLAGMLNVIFEEKLYDQNFVAAHVDGVEELEAAVKHMTPDIAAKRAGVEKDQLVAAARMFAGANKGRVVTGTGPEMAGNGTLTEYLVASLNILCARFNQEGERVSAPMVFNPLMGGPKKAQVAPKMPTFGEGFPKSRIRGLGHLGKEMPCNVLADEILTPGDGQVRALISIGGNPEIAFPDQQKVRRALDECELFIQIDPWMSASARRADMILAPSMCLEREDINNVSDAFTEEAYGHYTEAMVPPPGDTMDEYEMLWWLAKHMGIEMNFPGGPVSMETCPDKATVLDLISEGSLLKPSKAKADAAALERKGAAITYDELHPVVGPADPDAQEKFDLNAGAMPSELIDYAANDPVESGFDFRLISRRSKHRYNSNGHTFPKLVEKMPTNPAFFNPADLAAAGIEDGAIIEISSPTASIFGLAKADDKVRPGVISMSHAFGDSEAGKDDVMTKGGSTNRLIVDNDHIDPITGQAMQSAIPVKIAAA is encoded by the coding sequence ATGGCTGTCGAGACCAAGCGTAGTTTTTGTCGTTTTTGCCACGCAAGTTGCGCAATGATCGTCGAGGTGGAGGACGATAAGGTCAAATCCGTGCGCGGTGACAAGGAAGACCATCTGTTCCACGGTTACACCTGCATCAAGGGACGCCAGCTGCCCGACATGCACAATCTTCCCGACCGGATGATCACCAGCAAGATCCGCCAGCCCGATGGCAGCTTCAGGGACATCTCAACCGCCGAAGCACTGAAACTCGCCGGCGAGCAAATGAAGAAAATGGTCGAGGAACACGGCCCGCACAGCATCGCTGTCTACTGCGGCACCAATGCTTTCCAGAACAGCGCCGTGCTCGGCACGTCCTACGCATTCGCCCAGGGCATCGGTTCGCGCAACTGGTATACCAGCGTCACGGTCGATCAGCCGGCCAAGGTTTTTACCACCGCCCGCTATGGCATGTGGATGGGCGGCGGCAACGCCTTCACCGAATCCGACGTGGCGATGTTTGTCGGCAATAATCCGATCGTTTCCCATTATTCCGGTGGCATGCCGACATCCTCGCCATCGCGCGGCCTGCGTGACGCCAAGGCGCGCGGCCTGAAAGTCATCGTCGCCGATCCGAGGGTCAGCGAGATGGGCAAATTGGCGGATATCTATCTTCCCGTGAAACCAGGCGAAGATCCTGCCCTGCTCGCCGGCATGCTCAACGTGATTTTCGAAGAGAAGCTCTACGACCAGAATTTCGTCGCCGCCCATGTCGATGGCGTGGAAGAGCTGGAAGCCGCGGTCAAACATATGACTCCGGACATCGCCGCGAAGCGCGCCGGGGTCGAGAAGGATCAGCTGGTCGCCGCCGCCCGCATGTTCGCCGGCGCAAACAAGGGCCGCGTCGTCACCGGCACCGGTCCCGAAATGGCCGGCAACGGCACGCTGACCGAATATCTCGTGGCTTCGCTCAACATCCTGTGTGCCCGTTTCAATCAGGAAGGCGAGCGGGTATCCGCGCCGATGGTCTTCAACCCGCTGATGGGCGGACCGAAAAAGGCGCAAGTCGCACCGAAGATGCCGACCTTTGGCGAAGGTTTCCCCAAATCACGGATCAGGGGCCTGGGTCATCTCGGCAAGGAAATGCCATGCAATGTGCTGGCCGATGAAATCCTGACGCCCGGCGATGGTCAGGTCAGGGCGCTGATCTCGATCGGCGGCAACCCCGAAATCGCCTTTCCGGACCAGCAGAAAGTCCGCCGCGCGCTCGACGAATGCGAATTGTTCATCCAGATCGACCCATGGATGTCGGCCAGCGCCAGACGCGCCGACATGATCCTGGCGCCGAGCATGTGTCTGGAACGCGAGGACATCAACAATGTGTCGGACGCTTTCACCGAGGAAGCCTATGGCCATTATACCGAGGCGATGGTGCCTCCGCCGGGCGATACAATGGACGAATATGAAATGCTCTGGTGGCTGGCCAAGCATATGGGCATCGAAATGAATTTCCCCGGCGGCCCGGTCTCGATGGAGACCTGTCCTGACAAGGCGACCGTCCTCGACCTGATTTCCGAAGGCTCGCTGCTCAAACCGAGCAAGGCCAAGGCCGATGCCGCCGCACTGGAGCGCAAAGGCGCCGCCATCACGTATGACGAACTCCATCCCGTCGTTGGTCCGGCCGATCCGGACGCGCAGGAGAAATTTGATCTCAACGCTGGCGCCATGCCCAGCGAACTGATCGATTATGCCGCCAATGATCCGGTCGAGAGCGGTTTCGATTTCCGCCTCATCTCCCGCCGGTCCAAGCATCGCTATAACAGCAACGGCCACACCTTCCCGAAACTGGTCGAGAAAATGCCGACGAACCCGGCCTTTTTCAACCCTGCCGATCTCGCCGCAGCCGGCATCGAAGACGGCGCGATCATCGAAATAAGCTCACCGACCGCCTCGATTTTCGGTCTCGCCAAAGCGGACGACAAGGTCCGTCCTGGCGTTATCTCGATGAGCCATGCGTTCGGCGACAGCGAGGCCGGTAAGGACGATGTGATGACCAAGGGCGGCTCGACCAACCGCTTGATCGTCGACAATGACCATATCGACCCGATAACCGGCCAGGCCATGCAAAGCGCAATCCCGGTCAAAATTGCCGCGGCCTAG
- a CDS encoding aromatic ring-hydroxylating oxygenase subunit alpha, with the protein MSENYIDQMKALMEWEASRTAPPEGFPRLPDLPAGRYTSQEYYDLEQQYLWKKTWLFAAHIDEVPEPGCFMKWEQIGDPIVIVHGMDGEIRAFYNTCRHRGAPVVTEERGRSPRLMCGYHNWTYKTDGSLVGVPEKQDFGPDFDMSCRSLIPVRCERLGNLIFVNFDEEAMPLKQWLGPVWDEWKEFRFDKIRLAARHSFDLQCNWKVAMEANMEVYHVPFIHPDTVAPLVDSKRNVNTLYPNGHARMLAPAPEQTDREHVRAIDSPPRWQEIEGVGEFGRTCTQSYTMFPNWVSPLSNYFVPPLIFWPTSLNTTRLELVTMAMDWGDGPAPDLWTVPDESKANGRDMSPIILEDTQFGEMIQKSMESDGFKSVPLSYQEARIYSFHQTCDKMIGLNRVPDHLAVEQVIGDEWVYPNDPRVAQMEQMEAAE; encoded by the coding sequence ATGAGCGAGAATTATATCGACCAGATGAAAGCGCTGATGGAATGGGAGGCTTCCCGTACCGCACCGCCAGAGGGATTTCCACGCCTGCCTGACCTGCCCGCTGGCCGCTATACCAGCCAGGAATATTACGATCTCGAGCAGCAATATCTGTGGAAGAAAACCTGGCTGTTCGCGGCGCATATCGATGAAGTCCCCGAACCCGGCTGTTTCATGAAATGGGAACAGATTGGCGATCCGATCGTCATCGTGCACGGCATGGATGGGGAAATCCGGGCCTTCTACAACACTTGCCGCCATCGCGGTGCGCCGGTGGTAACCGAAGAAAGGGGCCGGTCGCCGCGGCTGATGTGCGGTTATCACAACTGGACCTACAAGACCGATGGCAGCCTCGTCGGGGTGCCGGAGAAACAGGATTTCGGCCCTGATTTCGACATGTCCTGCCGCAGCCTGATCCCGGTCAGATGCGAGAGGCTCGGCAATCTGATCTTTGTCAATTTTGACGAAGAGGCGATGCCGCTCAAACAGTGGCTGGGGCCGGTCTGGGATGAGTGGAAAGAATTCCGCTTTGACAAGATCAGGCTTGCCGCGCGCCACAGTTTCGACCTGCAGTGCAACTGGAAGGTGGCGATGGAAGCCAATATGGAGGTCTATCACGTCCCCTTCATCCATCCCGACACGGTTGCGCCTCTGGTCGACAGCAAGCGCAATGTGAACACCCTGTATCCCAACGGCCATGCGCGGATGCTTGCGCCTGCGCCCGAGCAGACCGACCGCGAACATGTCCGCGCCATCGACAGTCCGCCCCGCTGGCAGGAAATTGAAGGCGTCGGCGAATTTGGCCGCACCTGCACCCAAAGCTATACGATGTTCCCCAACTGGGTGTCACCGCTGAGCAATTATTTCGTTCCGCCACTGATCTTCTGGCCGACCTCCTTGAATACCACCCGGCTGGAACTGGTAACCATGGCCATGGACTGGGGTGATGGCCCGGCACCGGATCTGTGGACCGTGCCGGACGAAAGCAAAGCCAATGGCCGGGACATGTCGCCGATCATTCTCGAGGACACGCAGTTCGGCGAAATGATCCAGAAATCGATGGAAAGCGATGGCTTCAAAAGCGTGCCGCTAAGCTATCAGGAAGCGCGCATCTACAGCTTCCACCAGACTTGCGACAAGATGATCGGTCTCAACCGGGTGCCGGACCATCTCGCGGTGGAACAAGTGATCGGCGACGAATGGGTCTATCCTAACGACCCCCGCGTCGCGCAGATGGAACAGATGGAAGCGGCGGAATAG
- a CDS encoding glucose 1-dehydrogenase produces the protein MGRVQDKIILLTGGAMGLGKAAAQRLIEEGARVIITDHNAEAGTATAAELGDKAAFLEQDVTDPGRWGEIITHVEAKYGRLDVLVNNAAVTVFGSIADVSYEDFKRCYTVDVDSIFLGCKSALPLMSKTGGSIINLSSAAAINASADLVAYNSAKAAIPMLTKSIALHCAREKNKVRVNAVLPGTIMTPNVRSVIDGTPNPAETEESFALAQPVGHMGEPDDIAHLIVYLASDESKFATGAAFAVDGGLSI, from the coding sequence ATGGGACGCGTCCAGGACAAGATCATATTGCTGACCGGCGGGGCCATGGGACTGGGCAAGGCCGCGGCACAGCGCCTGATCGAGGAAGGCGCCCGGGTGATCATCACCGATCACAACGCCGAAGCGGGAACCGCAACCGCAGCGGAATTGGGCGACAAGGCCGCGTTTCTGGAACAGGATGTGACCGATCCCGGACGCTGGGGCGAAATCATCACCCATGTCGAGGCCAAATATGGCCGGCTCGACGTGCTGGTTAACAATGCCGCCGTCACCGTTTTCGGTTCGATTGCGGATGTGAGCTACGAGGATTTCAAACGCTGCTATACCGTCGATGTCGACTCGATATTCCTTGGCTGCAAGAGTGCCCTGCCGCTGATGAGCAAGACGGGCGGGTCGATCATCAACCTGTCCTCGGCAGCTGCGATCAATGCCAGCGCCGATCTGGTCGCCTATAACAGCGCGAAAGCCGCGATTCCGATGCTGACCAAATCCATTGCCCTTCACTGCGCGCGTGAGAAAAACAAGGTCCGGGTCAATGCGGTGCTGCCCGGCACGATCATGACCCCCAATGTCCGCAGCGTCATCGACGGAACTCCGAACCCCGCCGAAACGGAAGAATCCTTCGCGTTGGCCCAGCCGGTCGGCCATATGGGCGAACCCGACGATATCGCGCATCTGATTGTCTATCTGGCTTCGGACGAAAGCAAATTCGCCACAGGCGCCGCGTTCGCGGTTGATGGTGGGCTGAGCATCTAG
- the obgE gene encoding GTPase ObgE encodes MHFLDQAKIYVSSGQGGPGAVSFRREKYIQYGGPDGGNGGKGGDIVFEAVEGLNTLIDFRYAQHFRAPRGKGGAGRNRTGAGGDDLVIKVPVGTQILSEDKEHVLLDFTREGQRATFLEGGIGGRGNASYKSSTNRAPRQHQPGEPGEEAAVWLRLKLIADAGLVGLPNAGKSTLINKVTNASAKVGAYPFTTIHPQLGVVRHKGREFVLADIPGLIEGAADGAGIGDRFLGHIERCKILLHLIDATGDDPVKAWKTVTKELEKYGGGLAEKPQILALNKADLLDDELMADIAEQLRAAGAEHVLPVSGATGDGLDAALDKILEAVGENSSIERKGLDTSTSGEEDNAKDWSPL; translated from the coding sequence ATGCATTTTCTCGATCAAGCCAAAATCTATGTCAGCTCGGGCCAGGGCGGCCCTGGCGCTGTCAGTTTCCGGCGTGAAAAATATATTCAATATGGCGGACCCGATGGCGGCAATGGCGGCAAAGGCGGCGATATCGTGTTCGAAGCCGTCGAAGGCCTGAACACGCTGATCGATTTTCGCTATGCCCAGCATTTCAGAGCCCCGCGCGGCAAGGGCGGTGCTGGCCGCAACCGCACCGGTGCCGGCGGTGACGATCTCGTCATCAAGGTTCCGGTAGGCACACAGATATTGTCGGAAGACAAGGAACATGTGCTGCTCGACTTCACCCGCGAGGGCCAGCGTGCCACCTTCCTGGAAGGCGGTATCGGCGGGCGTGGCAATGCCAGTTACAAAAGCTCGACCAACCGCGCGCCACGCCAGCACCAGCCCGGCGAACCGGGCGAGGAAGCAGCGGTCTGGCTGCGTCTGAAACTGATCGCGGACGCAGGTCTGGTCGGCCTGCCCAATGCGGGCAAATCGACGCTGATCAACAAGGTGACCAACGCCAGCGCCAAGGTTGGCGCCTATCCGTTTACCACCATCCACCCCCAGCTCGGCGTTGTCCGGCACAAGGGACGCGAATTCGTGCTTGCCGATATTCCCGGCCTGATCGAAGGGGCTGCGGACGGAGCGGGCATCGGCGATCGCTTTCTCGGCCATATCGAACGATGCAAGATATTGCTCCATCTCATCGACGCGACCGGTGATGATCCGGTAAAAGCCTGGAAAACGGTCACCAAGGAACTGGAAAAATATGGTGGCGGCCTCGCCGAGAAACCGCAAATACTGGCGCTCAACAAGGCCGATCTGCTGGACGACGAGCTGATGGCGGATATCGCCGAGCAGTTGCGCGCAGCCGGCGCGGAACATGTTTTGCCTGTTTCGGGTGCGACAGGTGACGGGCTGGACGCGGCGCTGGACAAAATCCTGGAAGCGGTGGGCGAGAATAGTTCCATCGAGCGCAAGGGTCTCGACACAAGCACCTCTGGCGAAGAGGACAATGCCAAGGACTGGTCACCGCTGTGA
- the proB gene encoding glutamate 5-kinase, whose product MSAEKPETIVVKVGSSLLVGEDGKPRREWLETLVADIAKRHQAGDDIIIVSSGSIALGARRLGLEQGGRSSLSDAQAAASVGQIALSSLWSELLAEHQITAAQMLLTLDDLEDRKRYLNATATLEKLREHRAVAVINENDSVATDEIRFGDNDRLAARVGQAASADRVLLLSDIDGLYDRREDSEAYGQFIGVVETVDESIMAMADGSSSSGLGSGGMTSKLEAAKIANFAGIELSIISGRQDHPLERYALTNVGTLFKAGDGANARKAWLGGRLTSAGSITIDAGAIAALQSGNSLLAAGIITIEGQFERSDVVDIRDEDGLTIARGLAEYNALDCAKIIGHRSSELEALLGYAPRSAVVHRNQMVLV is encoded by the coding sequence GTGAGCGCTGAAAAGCCGGAGACGATAGTCGTCAAGGTCGGCTCTTCCCTGCTTGTCGGCGAAGACGGAAAGCCGAGGCGGGAATGGCTTGAGACACTGGTCGCCGATATCGCAAAACGCCACCAGGCGGGCGACGATATCATCATCGTTTCCTCCGGATCGATAGCTCTCGGCGCACGCAGGCTTGGCCTTGAACAGGGTGGCCGTTCCAGCCTGTCAGACGCGCAGGCAGCCGCTTCTGTCGGACAGATCGCGCTCAGCAGCCTGTGGTCGGAGCTGTTGGCCGAACATCAGATCACCGCTGCCCAGATGCTGCTCACGCTGGATGATCTGGAAGATCGCAAACGCTATCTCAATGCCACTGCCACGCTGGAAAAATTGCGGGAGCATCGCGCCGTTGCGGTGATCAACGAGAATGACAGCGTCGCCACCGACGAAATCCGCTTCGGCGACAATGACCGGCTTGCCGCGCGGGTCGGCCAGGCCGCATCGGCCGATCGCGTGCTGTTGCTGTCCGATATCGACGGCCTTTACGATCGCCGCGAGGACAGCGAGGCTTACGGGCAATTTATCGGCGTGGTCGAAACGGTGGACGAATCGATCATGGCAATGGCGGACGGAAGCTCTTCCTCCGGCCTGGGTTCCGGCGGCATGACATCCAAGCTGGAAGCTGCGAAAATTGCCAATTTCGCCGGCATTGAACTGTCGATCATCTCCGGGCGACAGGACCATCCGCTTGAGCGCTATGCACTCACCAATGTCGGTACGCTGTTCAAGGCCGGCGATGGTGCCAATGCCCGCAAGGCATGGCTGGGCGGACGGCTGACCTCGGCCGGATCGATTACCATTGATGCCGGTGCGATCGCTGCTCTGCAGTCGGGAAACAGCCTGTTGGCGGCGGGAATCATCACGATTGAGGGCCAGTTCGAACGCAGCGATGTGGTCGATATCCGCGACGAAGACGGTCTGACGATCGCCCGCGGTCTGGCCGAATATAACGCGCTCGACTGCGCCAAGATCATCGGCCACCGCAGCTCGGAACTGGAGGCCCTGCTTGGCTATGCCCCACGTAGCGCGGTGGTTCACCGAAACCAGATGGTGCTGGTCTAG
- a CDS encoding NAD-dependent epimerase/dehydratase family protein — protein MPGAAHKTVAITGATGFVGSRMLDLVIRHGFRARALTRRKQDERPGINWIRGALDDPDSLERLCRGADMVLHIAGVVNAPDRAGFEAGNVAGTLAVIEAAKQSGTKRFIHVSSLAATQPQLSIYGETKAKAEKLVQTSGLDWTIIRPPAVYGPGDGEFLDLFKMARLGFLTLPPDADGRLSVIHVEDLCRALLALLPEQEDYTARIFEVDDGKPGGWTQTGFAKAIGQAMDKRVATIATPKALLRLAAGADRLLRGDRAKLTGDRVNYFCHDDWTINPQRRLPAQYWQAQVETRQGLKDTAKWYRQNDWL, from the coding sequence ATGCCCGGCGCCGCTCACAAGACAGTCGCGATCACCGGCGCGACCGGCTTTGTGGGCAGCCGGATGCTTGATCTGGTCATCCGGCACGGCTTTCGGGCGCGCGCGCTGACCCGGCGCAAGCAGGATGAACGTCCCGGCATCAACTGGATACGCGGCGCGCTGGACGATCCGGACAGTCTCGAAAGACTGTGCCGCGGCGCGGATATGGTTCTGCACATCGCCGGTGTCGTCAACGCGCCGGACAGAGCCGGTTTTGAAGCTGGCAATGTCGCAGGAACATTGGCCGTCATCGAAGCTGCCAAACAGTCGGGAACAAAACGGTTCATCCATGTGTCCTCGCTGGCTGCCACGCAGCCGCAACTGTCGATTTACGGAGAAACCAAAGCGAAGGCGGAAAAACTGGTCCAGACCAGTGGCCTCGACTGGACCATCATCCGGCCGCCGGCGGTCTATGGCCCCGGCGACGGCGAATTTCTCGACCTGTTCAAGATGGCCCGACTGGGGTTCCTGACCCTGCCGCCCGACGCAGACGGACGTTTGTCGGTGATTCATGTTGAAGATCTGTGTCGCGCCCTGCTGGCATTGCTGCCGGAGCAGGAGGATTATACCGCGAGGATATTCGAGGTTGATGATGGCAAGCCCGGCGGCTGGACCCAGACCGGCTTTGCCAAAGCGATTGGTCAGGCAATGGACAAACGCGTTGCCACGATTGCGACGCCCAAAGCCTTGCTCCGGCTGGCTGCCGGGGCCGACCGCCTGCTGCGCGGCGACCGGGCCAAGCTTACCGGAGACCGGGTCAATTATTTTTGCCATGATGACTGGACGATAAACCCGCAGAGGCGCTTGCCAGCTCAATATTGGCAAGCGCAGGTCGAGACCCGCCAGGGGCTCAAGGATACCGCGAAATGGTATCGCCAGAACGACTGGCTGTGA